In Vibrio pomeroyi, the genomic window GTTTACTGATCATGGTCGCCGACAGATTGAAGTGGTTGGCGGCGCTGCGAAAGCTGCCTTGCTCCACTACGTAAACGAAGACTTTCATGCTGGTTAACTTATCCATTAAACACTCTTGGTTGATAAATAATAAACAAAAGGTGAGTTTATCAATTATTAGGGGTTAATTATATTAATGACAAACCAATAATTAACTAAAATAAGAGCGTGAAATGCCTCAAACAAACGAAACCATCTTTGTTACTGCCGAACTTAAGATTAAAACCAACATTGAACGTGAGGCTGCAGTTGAAGCCATCGAACAGTTTTGCTTAGACATGCAGAGCGAACCGGGCTGCCTACAAGCCATAGCAACCTATGATAAAAACCAAAGCGATCGCGTGATCCTGCTTGAGCAATACGTTAACCGTGAAGCAATTAATCAGCATTTTGGAATGCCTCATACGCAAGCATTTATCGAGCGTGATATTACCGAATTAGTTCAAGCGTTCGAAACGCAGCTTGAATCAAAAGAGCAGGAGAAGTAAGCCATGAAATGGGGAATCCTAGGAACCAGCTTTATCTCAGGCGTTATGGCGGATGCGATCAAAGGCGATGCTCAAAGTGAACTGTATGCCGTTGCTGGCCGCACAGAGAAAACACTCAATGAGTTTGCTGCGCAGTACCAACCAACACTGACCTTCAACAGCTATGAAGCCTTGATTGAAGATGAGTCGGTCGACATTATCTATATCGCGCTACCTAACCACGTTCACCACGAGTACGTGATTAAAGCCGCTCAAAAAGGCAAAGCGATTCTGTGTGAAAAATCGTTGTCGGTTGATATGGAAAAAACCGAACAAGCTCTGCAAGCGGTGAAAGAAGCGGGCGTATTTTTCGCAGAAGGTTTGATGTACTTAAACCACCCATTGATAGCCAAGCTTCATCAAGAATTAGCTACAGGTGAGATCGGTGAAGTACGCTCTATTCAAGGTTCATACGTCGCTGCGATTGACCAGTTCGTTAATCCTGCGAGTAAGGGTGCACTGTACAACTTAGGTTGTTACCCAATGTCGCTGATTCACTCTGTCGCACAACACCAGTTTTGTGAAAGTGTGTTTGATGATCTGCAGATCTCTGCAATTGGCCGACGTGGCCAAGATGGCAATATCTGTGAATCATCGGCGATGATGCGCTTCAATGACCACTTCACTGCGCAAATTCATACTGCAGAAAACCACGGCTTAAAGCATGGCTTTACCATTTTAGGGAGCAAAGGCTGCATCACGCTCGACACCAACCCATGGCTACCGACCGAAGACAATACATTCACGGTTGAGATCTATGAAACATCGACACGTGAAGTGAAAGTTGAAGCGCAAGGCGATGGCTTTCATTATCAAGTGCGCAATATTCGCCAAGCGGTTGAGCAAGGTGAAACACAACTTACTGCACCGATGGCGACTCATCAAGACTCTCGCGTAATCATGAAGTTACTGACGGATTGGGAACAAGCGGCGAGCTAGTTTTTTGGCTAACTCCTGTACACGCCTCATACTTGGTAGCCTCGTAAGCTATCAAGCATGAGGTGTTTCTCTAATCCCTCTCGCCCATTATCCTCAATAAATACTTTGCATTTAAAACGGTCACAGTGTCCAATGTCGGTTAGGACAATATTGACTGAAAAACCTTATTTTTTAAGGTGTTAAATAGGATGCTTATTTCATGCGTAAATCAGATAAGAAGATCGAAAATCAGATCAGAGACGTGCTAACTGACGTGTGTGAAGATACGTTGAAAGGCTACGATGGTTTTCTTTGGGTGACTCATACGGTCAATTTTTCTTCTTTTCCCCAAAGCTTAAAAATCGTTTGTGTATTCGACACCAATCAAGATAGAACGAATTTCTTAGAGGGGGAAGGCCAACAGCAAGTCTCAACGACCATCCAAAGTGTGTTCAGTCAGGTAGGAATTACACTGAAGAATATCGATAAACACATCAGCTACGATACACAAGAAAATTGCGACCGTGACCACCAAGGTAAGTGGAACCATAGACTTTAAGAAGCTTTAGTCAGAGTTCTGATTGGTTCGCTAACTAAAGAACGAAAGCCTACGCGAGGTAGGCTTTGTTACTGTATTTACTCATATTATTTAATTGCAGTGCAGAAGCTAACGTCTGAATGCTGAGTCTGTTGATCGTAACTGTGGTAAAGCTCAAAGCAAGGGCGGTCTTCGGTTTCTAGGCCGGACTCTATGACCTTAATCATTAGGTCGTCCCACGCTTTAGCGTATTGACTTGGCTCGGTGATGGTTTGTCGCATCACTGCATATTGCCCGCCGGGAAAATCTTTCAATTCGATCCCACTGGGTACTTCAGTGTCGTCTGGAACCATCAAGCAGATGTCAGTACGGCATTTATCGTTTGGTGTAATTTCCGGATTGTCATGATAGATAAAGATGCAGCTGTTACCTGCTAGCCCTTTCATTTCGGCCCATTGATAAAGACGACCGCTTGGCCCTTCATAACCTTGTCCGTAAGGGCCTGTTACTCGTACATACGCTAATTTTGATGGTTCGAATTGTTGCGTTTTCATTGTCATACTCCATTTTGTTCGTTCGGAGTCAGTATATGAATTGCTTGCCACTGCATCGTTTCCATTCTTGCGCAACGTGTGTCCAATCTTGCTATTTCGAGTGAGCTCGCTGAACGCTTTGTAATCTTCACAATCACGGAAGGCACTCGGTGTGACACCAAAGTGTTGTTTGAATGCCTTTGCAAAACTTTGAGACGATGAGAACCCATAGTCCAATGCAATATTAATAATGGGTTGCTTGGATTTGAAGAGATCATTCGCTGCTGCTTCGAGTCTCAATCGCCGAATGAAATCAGCAAGGGTCTCGCCTTGAACGGCCTTAAAAGTGCGATGAAAGTGGTAGGGTGAAAAGTTGGCTAATGCCGCGACTTCGATTAGGTTGAGCTGCTCGTTAAAGTGCTTCTCTAGATAACGGACAACGGGAATCAGCCGCTTATGATAGTCAACGTACATTGCTTTATTTACCACTCTTTATTGCCATTAATCTTAGATAGCTTCAGAGACTAACCTATCCCAATTGAGTTTCAATAGAGTGGTATTGAAACTGAGATTAGATGCAGTAAATCCAATTCCCGCTTTCCATTTTCCTTCGATCAACAAGATTAACTTCTCCCAAACTGAATTGCCTTTTTAGCCATCGCACGTTCACTGTTCGTTAGACTTAATTCTCATAATGAGAAAAAGTGAAGCCGAGAATCGTGACTCTGGAATACTTAACTTGTCAGCAAAATTAAGATTATAAGTTTTTAGCTTTCGTTCTAACGTGCTGACTTTACATATGTATTAGGAGGTATTTTTAGAGGTAAGAGATACTGAACCGATGGGGGCTTGATCAATACATGTTTCTAACCGATACTTTTTTCGTATTTTGATTCCTAAATTGACACGTAAGTTGGCTGACTTTTCGTCTCGTATTTTTGAGTAACGACAGTATCGATTAGGAAAACTGAATGATGAACCCCTACATTTTATGGTTACTAGCACTCATTCCATTCTACCTAACCGCTAGTAACGCTTTTGCTGCTGGTAAAGCGATTATATTGCCCGGATCGCACCAGCAAGGTGTCGACTTAAGCGATTCGCCAATGTCGGCAACGGATGTTATTGATTGGGAAATCACAAACAATGACATCGTGTTTGGCTCTTATGCGGACAAAGCCGACAATGAGCGAATTACTGCGATTGGTTATATGTACAACCAAAAGTTGGAGATGAACTCTGGCTGGTTAGAAAACGATCTTCGCAATAACGCAGCGCTAAACGGTGCCAATTATGAAGACTTCTTTCTGCATTTCTCTGAAGACACTGTGATTGCTGAAGTCGACAAAAGCCACGGTGAAAATACCCTTCTTAATCGAAAACCTATGATCGTCGGTTACACCGCAAGTGAAGACCATGCGGGTTTCTGGCTCTATCAACAGCCGCCTTGGGATGCGGATGTGTTTGAGAACTTCGAGCGAGGCGGTGCGCTTTATGTGTATCACGCAGAGCAGTTCGATAGGCTGACACTGAAGTTCTCTCAATTCGCCACTGGTGGTCAATTTTGGCTTGAGTATCCAACAGAAGTTGATGTCCATGGGCAGGTATCACAATGGTCTGCGTTGGATCTGAAGAAAGACAAAACCCTCAATATGACCAAGAACCAATCTGTGTTGTGGAACCTTCCATCTGATTGGGTAAGGGCGACAACCCATGACGGCAGCGGTGCTAGTTATGGCGGAGGCCAATATTTTGGTTCTACTTTTGTGCGTGACGGCGGGCGTCTGTATGTGGTGAGAATCCGTTGGCAAGGTGATAACGCCAACGACAGACCGCGCCTTAAAGAAGTGAAGCATAGAAACAGCTTTCCTGTGGTGAATCTTACCGATGCGCCTGAAACAACCCCTGATGGGAATGCTATCAGCCAGTGGCGTAAGATCCGTGGTTTTGATGCGTCTGCCGACTTGAATCAAGACAACTACTTGTCACAAAGTGAATATAAAAATCGCACCAATAAAAATGCCACCGCTCGATTTCGTTGGGAGTCGCGCGTGGTGCCATTTGGCCGAATGTGGAGCCAAAGCTCGTCATGGGCGCTGGCTAATGTCGCCAACCTCAATTACTTATCGGCGGTTCACGCTTATTATCAGCAGAACTGGGCAGAGCAGGGGCTAAATGGTGCTTATAACGATGACACCAACAAGCTGCTTGGGGGAAACCAGTTTTATGTTCATTCCGGTGGTACGGTGCAAGAGCTAGGGTTGGTGGCTGGTTCTACCGAGGCCGATGATCTTTATAAAGCGCAATTCTCTGCTTTCTTAAAAAGCCTCGCAACTCTCAATCGTGATGCCTTGATAGGCTTGAATATTGGGACTGCCAACTTACTTGGGCGTAATGGTCAATCTCACCTTGTGGAAGCAGGCTCTTTGTATTTCAGGGAGCACTACGTGTTCCCATCGACTGGTTTTAGCGGCTATTCGGGTATCTCCAAGTTTTGGGATAACTCGGCATTAGCGTATGCCGATCAAAGCGCGATCTTTCAAGCCACAACGCGTTTTGGTCGTGTTCAGTTCTTTGGTGGTTCTGAACAAAATTGGCGACAAGACCAATACTCAGCGTTAGCGATCTATTACTTGAATCACCATTCACAACACAGCTATTTCAATCAGTGGAACAATGGTTATGTTTACGGGAGTGACAACACCACACAGGATAACTTTTGGAAGAGTGATGTGCCGAAAAATGTCGCTTACCAACCAAGTGCGTTATTGGCGGTCGATTTGGGCAAACCGAGCAATCTTATTCCTGAAGGCTTTGAAGCCATTCCCTTGATGCTTTCGACAAGTACGCCTGTACCTGCGGATTACACCATTGTTGGCGACTCATCGATGAATGAAATGGTGCATGCAGACTTACCCAATGGAATGACACACGTATTGCCGACGTATACCTATTTCTTACATCAGTCTGAGCGGTTAGTCGTGGCTGATGGCCCGGAAGATATGGTGTTGGCGAGAGAGTTCGATAAGGGTCGAGTGTTGTACCGTACAGATTTCCACGGTAAGAACGCGAGCTTTTATGAGACAGAGAAGCTGACGGTTGTATTAGACGTACCAATGAAGCCTGTCGATGCAAACGGCAACATCGGAGAGTATGTCACGCAAATAGAGATAGGTGGCTATGAAGGGCTGTTCTTACTTTATTAGAACGATATTGAAAGTGATTGCACTTGTTGAGAGGGCTTCTTTTCGGGGAAGCCCTTACCATGAAATCTAAGCTAGGTTCTTGAGATTAGCTTGTTGTTTTTGCACTGCTTGAACTCTTTGGCTATCCATGACTTTTCATTCAAACCATTGTCAATTAGGGCAAAGAGATAACCATCAACCTTGCTTGAAGCGGTTGGGTATTCTTGAAATACATGCTTGGGATAGCCCGGGTAATTCGTCTCATATTTGTTGTCTAGTTGCTTGCCTAGCTCTCGCCATTTAACGAATAGCTCAGAAGACGAGGTTGGCTTTTTGTATTGGCCTAAAATCCGATGATGATGGACTAATGCCACTTTGGCGCAGTGGTTGGTTTGTACTACCTTCTGTATGAGCTCTGCTTGTGTCTCGCTTATTGTTTTCGCTAATGCATTTTCTTGCTCGATGCGCTCTATTCGCTCACCAAAGGTTTCAGCATGCGTAGAAAAGATAACAGAAATGGGTAAAACCAATGCCAAAAGGCGCTTGCAGAACATAACCTAACTCGTTAAATGGATTCGTGACTATTATGCCGTTGAGTAACAATATTATTAACGAATAAACACGCTTAATTGTAAGAATTATTTTTATCGAGTGGATTAATAAATGCTTTCTGTTTCGTTTTATTCATCAGGTGAATGACTTTCGTATTCAATTGGAATAACAGTTCTCTCCGATCTTTATTTACTCGGAATATGAGCGGTTAGAGATGTTGGATATCTATTGAGTGGTAAGGAAAACCGATCGCTTTTGCCGCATTCAACAGCGCCTGTTGAGTCTTAAATACTCTGGGTTGCATCTTTCTATCAGATTCAAGAAAACTGTTCACACCCCACTGATTGCTTTTCACCATTAAGTAATAGCCATTAGCACAAGGCGAAACAACACCAATAGCTGCTTTCAAATCGCCACGACTAAAGTGATTCTTAAATTCGCGTAATACCATATCAATGTCCTTATTCGATGATGAAAAAAGGGAGCGAATCGCTCCCTATTTAAAGTGGTTACTAATGATTACAAGAATGCGCGGTATGGCAGTTCTGGGTCATTTTTGAAGATGTCAGCAAAGCCGCGGAAGTGTTGGTAGTGCATGCGACCTTTGTCTGTTGGGTAAGTGTATTTACCACCTACTTGCCAGAAGAAAGGAGCAAATGCGTATTGCAGGCGTTCTTTCTTCATGTTCCACAACATCTCGATTTCACGCGGGTCGTTTTGGAAGTTCGCCCAAATGTCGTGGTGGAACGGAACAACCACTTCACAGTTCAAAGACTCAGCAGCACGAAGAATGTCTGAAGATGTCATTTTGTCTGTTACGCCACGTGGGTTCTCACCGTAAGAAAGCAGTGCAACGTCGATCTTGTGGTCATTACCGTGTTTAGCGTAGTAGTTAGAGTAGTGAGAGTCACCAGAGTGGTAAACAGAGCCGCCAGTTGTTTCTACTAAATAGTTCACTGCGCGGTCATCCATGCCGTCTAGGATTTCTTTGTCTATAGAAGACGTTCCTTCTGGTAGTGTTACAAGTGCAGTACGGTCAAACGCATCCAGAACTTTGATGTTCACGTCTTTGATTTTGATCTCGTCGCCAACCTTAGCAATAACACAACGATCTTCTGGCACACCCCATTTCATCCATAAATCAACACACGCCTTAGGACCAATGAATTTAACGTGGTCGCCGCAGTTTTGTAGAACCGCCGCTGCAACGTTGATATCAATATGGTCGCCGTGGTCATGAGATGCCATAACAGCATCAATCTCTTTGATAGCGAAAGGGTCCAATGGGAAGATCGCGGTACGTAGGTTTGGTTGAAGTGCTTCCACACCGCCCATACGCATCATTTGGTGCTGGTTTTTCATTTTTTGAACGGCTTGTGTTTTTTTACCAGTACCACACCAGAAGTCCATTGATAGGTTTGCACCTTCTTCTGATTTTAGCCAAATACCTGTACAACCCAGCCACCACATAGAAAACGTTCCCGGTTGCACAACTGTTTGTTCAATCTCTTCATTTAACCATGTGCCCCACTCAGGGAATGTATTTAGGATCCAAGACTCGCGAGTGATTTCGTTTACATTGCTCATGATAATACCTTTTATTTCAATAATTTGATTGATTTTGGATGTAGGGAGCCGAGCGCCTTAATTTGGATTAAGGCACTGAGCTGAATTTATTATTATTGGGAGGGCAGGTTGCCCTGTGATTTAAACTAAGATGACTTGCGTCCCTTGAGCTTCAATCTGTTTAACAACTTCTGGATTGGCGTCTTTACCGGTGATGACGATGTCTATTTGCTTGGTATTGCAAAAGAGCATTCCGGTGCGTTGTCCAACCTTTGAACTGTCGACCACCACCACGAGTTTATCGACCTGTTCAAGCATTTGCTGTTCAGCGACGGCTGTTAACATGTCGGCTTTGTATAACCCGGCGTCAGTTAAGCCTTTGCCTGAAGTGAACATCCAGTTTCCTGCATAACCGCCTAGTGAATTAGGAGCTGGATTCAAAAAGATGTTCTGCGCTTTGTTGTATTGACCGCCAATGATGATGACATCGTCATGATCCTCATTGATCAAGTAGCTTGCGAGTGGGAAGTAGTTCGTTACGATTTGAACGTCATCTCCACATAGCTGTTGTCCAAGTAGAAAAGCCGTAGAACCGCAGTTGATTACGACTGTATCACCCGACTGACAAAGTCCAGCGGCTGCTTGTGCAATCTCGGATTTCTCTTCATAGAACTCAGTGCTGTTGATATTCAGTGGTGACCACTTTCTTTTCTGAGTTTCTACTCTCTCTGCCCCATTTCGAATCTTTCGAAGTCGGCCTAGCTCATCTAATTTAGCGATATCACGTCTTGCAGTTGCTGGTGAAACACTAAATTTATCAATGATATGTGAGACGTTGATTGTCTGCATATCTTCTAACAGCGACACGATGCCGTTATGTCTTTGTACTTCATTCATATTTATCACTCTTTATGTCGTTGTGACAATTTGATGATTACTTTTGATTTGTTTTGATTCTAATAATCACCATCATGATTGTCAAACCACATCGATATAAAAATAGGATCTCAATCACAATGTTTTGTAAGTCATTGATTTTAATTGATTTGTTGTTTTTGTGTGTGATCCCAAGCTCAATTAGGCTCATTCCTAGTGTGGTTAATTGACATAAATCAAAGTAATCACAAGTGAGCATTGAATGATTACTTTTGATTGGTAAAGTCTAGTTCGTGAGCAAAACTTAGAATCATCACATCCTACAAATCATTAAAATTAAAAACTAACCAGGGGTAAAGATATGGAATTCTTATATGATA contains:
- a CDS encoding Fis family transcriptional regulator; the protein is MRKSDKKIENQIRDVLTDVCEDTLKGYDGFLWVTHTVNFSSFPQSLKIVCVFDTNQDRTNFLEGEGQQQVSTTIQSVFSQVGITLKNIDKHISYDTQENCDRDHQGKWNHRL
- the ulaG gene encoding L-ascorbate 6-phosphate lactonase, coding for MSNVNEITRESWILNTFPEWGTWLNEEIEQTVVQPGTFSMWWLGCTGIWLKSEEGANLSMDFWCGTGKKTQAVQKMKNQHQMMRMGGVEALQPNLRTAIFPLDPFAIKEIDAVMASHDHGDHIDINVAAAVLQNCGDHVKFIGPKACVDLWMKWGVPEDRCVIAKVGDEIKIKDVNIKVLDAFDRTALVTLPEGTSSIDKEILDGMDDRAVNYLVETTGGSVYHSGDSHYSNYYAKHGNDHKIDVALLSYGENPRGVTDKMTSSDILRAAESLNCEVVVPFHHDIWANFQNDPREIEMLWNMKKERLQYAFAPFFWQVGGKYTYPTDKGRMHYQHFRGFADIFKNDPELPYRAFL
- the ulaR gene encoding HTH-type transcriptional regulator UlaR, which translates into the protein MNEVQRHNGIVSLLEDMQTINVSHIIDKFSVSPATARRDIAKLDELGRLRKIRNGAERVETQKRKWSPLNINSTEFYEEKSEIAQAAAGLCQSGDTVVINCGSTAFLLGQQLCGDDVQIVTNYFPLASYLINEDHDDVIIIGGQYNKAQNIFLNPAPNSLGGYAGNWMFTSGKGLTDAGLYKADMLTAVAEQQMLEQVDKLVVVVDSSKVGQRTGMLFCNTKQIDIVITGKDANPEVVKQIEAQGTQVILV
- a CDS encoding Gfo/Idh/MocA family protein: MKWGILGTSFISGVMADAIKGDAQSELYAVAGRTEKTLNEFAAQYQPTLTFNSYEALIEDESVDIIYIALPNHVHHEYVIKAAQKGKAILCEKSLSVDMEKTEQALQAVKEAGVFFAEGLMYLNHPLIAKLHQELATGEIGEVRSIQGSYVAAIDQFVNPASKGALYNLGCYPMSLIHSVAQHQFCESVFDDLQISAIGRRGQDGNICESSAMMRFNDHFTAQIHTAENHGLKHGFTILGSKGCITLDTNPWLPTEDNTFTVEIYETSTREVKVEAQGDGFHYQVRNIRQAVEQGETQLTAPMATHQDSRVIMKLLTDWEQAAS
- a CDS encoding AraC family transcriptional regulator, with protein sequence MYVDYHKRLIPVVRYLEKHFNEQLNLIEVAALANFSPYHFHRTFKAVQGETLADFIRRLRLEAAANDLFKSKQPIINIALDYGFSSSQSFAKAFKQHFGVTPSAFRDCEDYKAFSELTRNSKIGHTLRKNGNDAVASNSYTDSERTKWSMTMKTQQFEPSKLAYVRVTGPYGQGYEGPSGRLYQWAEMKGLAGNSCIFIYHDNPEITPNDKCRTDICLMVPDDTEVPSGIELKDFPGGQYAVMRQTITEPSQYAKAWDDLMIKVIESGLETEDRPCFELYHSYDQQTQHSDVSFCTAIK
- a CDS encoding putative quinol monooxygenase; this encodes MPQTNETIFVTAELKIKTNIEREAAVEAIEQFCLDMQSEPGCLQAIATYDKNQSDRVILLEQYVNREAINQHFGMPHTQAFIERDITELVQAFETQLESKEQEK